A genome region from Planktothrix sp. FACHB-1365 includes the following:
- a CDS encoding malic enzyme-like NAD(P)-binding protein: MVSLTPNPSFSVTIRLELPNRAGMLASVAQAIATVGGNLGQIDLIEQTLQKTIREISVDASSGEHAEQIVQAVKALPELKVLAVYDRTFNLHRAGKISIQSKIPLKSQSDLAMAYTPGVGRICKAIAEDPQQVYSLTIKQNTVAIVTDGSAVLGLGNLGPAGALPVMEGKAMLFKEFADIDAFPICLDTQDTDKIIETVKYIAPVFGGINLEDIAAPRCFEIEAKLRQSLDIPIFHDDQHGTAIVSLAALINSLKLVKKSMDEIHLVLNGAGAAGIAMARLFKKAGVRYITLCDSKGIISHDRPDINAQKREFAVDLSGTLADAMKDADVFMGVSAPGVVTPEMVRSMAKDPIVFAMANPIPEIQPELITDDVAVMATGRSDYPNQINNVLAFPGIFRGALDCGAKSLTISMYLEAASAIASLVSPSDLDREHIVPSVFDKRVATVVAGAVAHTARQEGLARH; the protein is encoded by the coding sequence ATGGTTAGCTTAACACCGAATCCGAGTTTTAGTGTCACAATTCGTCTGGAACTGCCCAACCGCGCTGGAATGTTAGCCAGTGTTGCCCAAGCGATCGCAACCGTTGGCGGAAATTTAGGCCAAATTGACTTAATTGAGCAAACCCTACAAAAAACAATTCGGGAAATTAGTGTTGATGCTTCGAGTGGCGAACACGCAGAACAAATTGTCCAAGCGGTAAAAGCATTACCTGAGTTAAAAGTTTTAGCGGTTTATGACCGAACCTTTAATCTACATCGGGCGGGAAAAATTAGTATTCAGAGTAAAATTCCCCTCAAATCTCAATCGGATTTAGCAATGGCCTATACCCCCGGAGTGGGTCGAATTTGTAAAGCGATCGCTGAAGACCCTCAACAAGTTTACAGCCTCACGATTAAACAAAATACTGTTGCCATTGTTACCGATGGTAGTGCGGTTTTAGGGTTAGGAAATTTGGGGCCAGCCGGAGCTTTACCCGTCATGGAAGGGAAAGCCATGTTATTTAAAGAGTTTGCGGATATTGATGCCTTTCCGATTTGTTTAGACACTCAGGATACAGACAAAATTATCGAAACTGTTAAATATATTGCGCCTGTTTTTGGGGGGATTAATTTAGAAGATATTGCTGCACCTCGATGCTTTGAAATTGAAGCCAAATTACGGCAATCTTTAGATATTCCAATTTTCCATGATGATCAACATGGTACGGCAATTGTCAGTTTAGCCGCGCTGATTAATTCCCTCAAATTAGTCAAAAAATCAATGGATGAAATTCACCTGGTTTTAAACGGAGCGGGTGCTGCGGGAATAGCAATGGCGCGGTTATTTAAAAAAGCCGGAGTTCGTTATATTACCCTGTGTGATTCTAAAGGCATTATTTCCCATGATCGACCAGATATTAACGCCCAAAAACGGGAATTTGCTGTTGATTTATCAGGAACATTAGCAGATGCGATGAAAGATGCAGATGTGTTTATGGGAGTGAGTGCTCCGGGAGTTGTAACCCCGGAAATGGTACGTTCTATGGCAAAAGATCCAATTGTTTTTGCCATGGCGAACCCTATTCCTGAAATTCAACCTGAATTAATTACGGATGATGTGGCGGTGATGGCAACAGGACGCAGTGATTATCCTAATCAAATTAATAATGTTTTAGCATTTCCGGGAATTTTCCGGGGTGCTTTAGATTGTGGGGCAAAAAGTTTAACGATTTCTATGTATTTAGAAGCAGCATCGGCGATCGCGTCTTTAGTGTCTCCTAGTGATTTAGATCGCGAACATATTGTTCCTTCCGTCTTTGATAAACGGGTGGCTACCGTCGTTGCTGGGGCTGTTGCCCACACCGCCCGTCAAGAAGGATTAGCCCGCCATTAA
- a CDS encoding RidA family protein: MLEYITLPNQVLPPVAPYSHAVRAGDFLFVTGQLAENPETGEVIKGTIEQQTQQVMENLKLVLNHAKTSFNRVVMARIFVTDFRHYEKVNQVYAAYFEVERLPCRTTVGVMGLAGLGDVEIDLIVYCGA, translated from the coding sequence ATGCTGGAGTATATAACCCTCCCTAATCAAGTTTTACCTCCCGTTGCGCCTTATTCCCATGCGGTGCGTGCTGGGGATTTTTTGTTTGTCACGGGACAACTCGCTGAAAATCCAGAAACTGGGGAAGTGATTAAGGGAACCATTGAGCAACAAACTCAGCAAGTGATGGAAAACTTAAAATTAGTCCTAAATCATGCAAAAACCAGTTTTAATCGAGTTGTAATGGCTCGAATTTTTGTGACGGATTTTCGACATTATGAAAAGGTCAATCAGGTTTATGCTGCTTATTTTGAAGTGGAACGTTTACCTTGTCGAACTACCGTTGGTGTTATGGGACTAGCTGGTTTGGGAGATGTTGAGATTGATTTAATTGTCTATTGTGGAGCCTGA
- the ilvC gene encoding ketol-acid reductoisomerase, producing MARMYYDADANLDILAGKTIAIIGYGSQGHAHALNLKESGLNVIVGLYPGSKSAIKAKDAGLAVHSVEDAAKAADFIMILLPDEVQKTVYKTEIEPYLTEGKTLAFAHGFNIHFGQVVPPANVDVVMIAPKGPGHLVRRTYEQGQGVPALFAVYQNASGQARDRAMAYARGIGSTRGGILETTFREETETDLFGEQAVLCGGLSALIKAGFETLVEAGYQPELAYFECLHEVKLIVDLVVEGGLAKMRDSISNTAEYGDYTRGPRIITDETRAEMRKILSEIQSGQFARDFVLENQAGKPGFTAMRRQEAEHPIEEVGKDLRAMFSWMKKD from the coding sequence ATGGCTCGGATGTATTACGATGCAGATGCCAATTTAGATATTTTGGCAGGGAAAACTATTGCAATTATTGGTTATGGCTCCCAAGGTCATGCCCATGCACTGAATTTAAAAGAAAGTGGTCTGAATGTAATTGTCGGGTTATATCCCGGTAGTAAGTCAGCCATCAAAGCCAAAGATGCAGGTTTAGCCGTGCATAGCGTTGAAGATGCGGCTAAGGCTGCTGACTTCATTATGATTTTGCTTCCTGATGAAGTTCAAAAAACCGTTTATAAAACTGAAATTGAACCTTATTTAACCGAAGGCAAAACCCTCGCCTTTGCTCATGGCTTTAATATTCACTTTGGTCAAGTGGTTCCTCCCGCTAATGTGGATGTGGTGATGATAGCACCCAAAGGCCCCGGACATTTAGTGCGCCGCACCTATGAACAAGGTCAAGGGGTTCCTGCTTTATTTGCCGTCTATCAAAATGCGTCTGGACAAGCCCGTGACCGAGCAATGGCCTATGCTAGAGGCATTGGTAGCACACGGGGTGGGATTTTAGAAACGACATTCCGCGAAGAAACTGAAACCGACTTATTTGGTGAACAGGCCGTTTTATGTGGGGGTTTAAGTGCTTTAATTAAAGCCGGATTTGAAACCTTAGTCGAAGCAGGTTATCAGCCTGAATTAGCTTATTTTGAATGTTTACACGAAGTTAAATTAATCGTGGATTTAGTCGTGGAAGGCGGTTTGGCTAAAATGCGCGATAGCATTTCTAACACGGCTGAATATGGAGATTATACTCGTGGCCCTCGAATTATTACCGATGAAACTCGCGCGGAAATGCGAAAAATCCTCAGCGAAATTCAGTCGGGTCAATTTGCTAGAGACTTTGTGTTAGAAAATCAAGCCGGAAAACCCGGTTTTACCGCCATGCGTCGTCAAGAAGCCGAACATCCCATCGAAGAAGTCGGTAAAGACTTACGCGCTATGTTTAGCTGGATGAAGAAAGATTAA
- a CDS encoding alpha/beta hydrolase, which yields MREIPVSVFSVFSKHPWKKLFLSLSVLTPTIVSSFFLFPLSSRAAESVVIRQGFIYATVSVKDLKEFAETGKVPLGLLGYFSFLTPEQKQQALAALNIKIKIQDETVDEIVNSQVGTRILTDIDTIISSDQSQGGTAIKEAILSSAKSPQGLSVINFLENYPLSTIEINVPKAFEVLKRLNQGFWQTQRLLLEVLPKFPTGEVKPPAITFDPTQPGAGKVDITRIELQDKQRNRNIPVYIYSSSAATPDKPLILYSHGRGSDYQELRYLMEHLASYGYTVIVPEHPGSNATYVDKNLFLSPTEIIERPQDLIFTLNELEKLNTNDPRFKGKFNTNNTLVFGYSFGGVTALALAGGEFQIDELRKNCDQSFITFSLGKATQCLAAELPKDRYQFSDPRIKRAISFAPTASVIFGKTGLNKVQVPTLILTQSADKVTPALPEQIAIFPQIKTEKLLLGVLGATHLSVRDPRTIADQTWIPITPISGGEVIGDASKDVRNYAKTIALATAAQLTPDAEKYQVFLTPEYYRSISTQAFPVRLITDIPPETQVFIEELLKTQD from the coding sequence ATGCGTGAAATTCCGGTATCTGTTTTTTCTGTTTTTTCTAAACACCCGTGGAAAAAATTGTTCCTTTCCTTAAGTGTTTTAACGCCAACAATTGTTAGCAGTTTTTTCCTATTCCCCCTTTCGAGTCGTGCAGCAGAATCTGTTGTAATCAGACAAGGATTTATTTATGCTACGGTTTCGGTCAAAGACTTAAAAGAATTTGCAGAAACCGGAAAAGTTCCGTTAGGATTGTTGGGTTATTTTAGTTTCCTTACCCCTGAACAAAAGCAACAAGCTTTAGCCGCGTTAAATATTAAAATTAAAATTCAAGATGAAACCGTTGATGAAATTGTTAATAGTCAAGTGGGAACCCGGATTTTAACCGATATTGATACGATTATTTCTTCAGATCAATCCCAAGGCGGAACAGCAATTAAAGAAGCCATTTTATCTTCAGCTAAATCTCCTCAAGGATTATCTGTTATTAATTTTTTAGAAAATTATCCCCTCTCTACTATTGAGATTAATGTTCCTAAAGCATTTGAGGTTTTAAAACGCTTAAATCAAGGATTTTGGCAAACCCAAAGATTACTCTTAGAAGTCTTACCTAAATTTCCCACCGGAGAAGTTAAACCGCCAGCCATTACCTTTGATCCAACTCAACCCGGTGCCGGAAAGGTAGACATTACCCGCATAGAATTGCAGGATAAACAACGAAATCGTAATATCCCCGTTTATATTTATTCATCCTCCGCAGCAACACCCGATAAACCTTTAATTCTTTATTCTCATGGTCGGGGTTCTGATTATCAAGAATTACGCTATTTAATGGAACATTTAGCATCCTATGGCTATACTGTTATTGTGCCTGAACATCCCGGAAGTAATGCGACTTATGTTGATAAAAATTTATTTTTATCCCCCACAGAAATTATAGAACGTCCCCAAGATTTGATTTTTACGTTGAATGAATTAGAAAAATTGAATACTAATGATCCCAGATTTAAAGGTAAATTTAATACTAATAATACTTTGGTTTTTGGCTATTCTTTTGGAGGTGTAACGGCTTTAGCTTTAGCGGGAGGAGAGTTTCAAATTGATGAACTCAGAAAAAATTGTGATCAAAGTTTTATTACTTTTAGTTTAGGAAAAGCTACTCAATGTCTAGCAGCAGAACTGCCAAAAGATCGCTATCAATTTAGTGATCCTCGGATTAAACGAGCGATTTCTTTTGCTCCAACCGCTTCTGTAATCTTTGGAAAAACCGGATTAAATAAAGTTCAGGTTCCTACTTTAATTTTAACACAATCAGCCGATAAAGTCACTCCGGCTTTACCCGAACAAATTGCAATTTTTCCTCAAATTAAAACCGAAAAATTATTATTAGGGGTTTTAGGTGCCACCCATTTAAGTGTTCGAGATCCCAGAACCATTGCAGATCAAACTTGGATTCCCATTACTCCAATTTCAGGCGGTGAAGTGATTGGTGATGCTTCAAAAGATGTCCGTAATTATGCTAAAACAATTGCTTTAGCAACAGCCGCCCAACTGACACCCGATGCTGAAAAATATCAGGTATTTCTAACACCCGAATATTATCGCTCTATTTCAACTCAAGCTTTTCCCGTGCGTTTAATTACAGATATTCCCCCAGAAACCCAAGTTTTCATTGAAGAGTTATTGAAAACTCAAGATTAA
- a CDS encoding amidase, producing the protein MNSVDLAFTPALEQARLIRTKVLSPLELVNFYLDRIQRLNPQFGCYFTVMAETAIELAKTQTEHLAQIADINELPPFFGVPISIKDLNPVAGVACTYGSRALFDKIATYDDGVVSRIRQAGFNILGKTATSEVGSLPYTEPDGFPPARNPWNLEYTPGGSSGGAAAAVAAGLSPVAHGSDGGGSIRGPAFCCGLVGIKPTRGRVSHAPVGDFQSGISTDGPLARTVADAAALLDVMSGYILGDPYWLPDPNPSFLAATQQPPQSLKIAVATSILPVGQASPDCEQAVQNTVKLLEELGHQIELINPDFSAIIEPFTLVWKSGVAASGIPSEYLGSVNQWLRSTQITAGQYLQAVSKMQVAGREIVASLSPFDVIVLPTYMHGTIRVGEYAQLSPEETLQRIIEWIAPCPAFNVSGQPAIAIPTGFTSAGLPLGVQLVGKPATEATLIALAAQLEAVQPWEHHRPPIAMS; encoded by the coding sequence ATGAATTCAGTGGATTTAGCCTTTACCCCTGCTTTAGAACAAGCGCGATTAATTCGCACAAAAGTTTTATCTCCTTTAGAGTTAGTTAATTTTTATTTAGATCGAATTCAACGGTTAAATCCGCAGTTCGGTTGTTATTTTACAGTTATGGCAGAAACCGCTATAGAACTCGCCAAAACCCAAACAGAACACCTCGCCCAAATTGCCGATATTAACGAATTACCCCCCTTTTTTGGCGTTCCCATTTCGATTAAAGATTTAAACCCCGTTGCGGGAGTTGCCTGTACTTATGGTTCACGGGCTTTATTCGATAAAATAGCAACTTATGATGATGGAGTTGTTAGTCGAATTCGTCAAGCCGGATTTAATATATTGGGCAAAACGGCGACCTCAGAAGTCGGATCATTACCCTACACCGAACCCGATGGCTTTCCTCCCGCCCGTAACCCTTGGAATTTAGAGTATACCCCCGGAGGTTCCAGTGGGGGGGCTGCTGCTGCGGTGGCGGCGGGATTATCCCCCGTTGCTCATGGGTCAGATGGCGGAGGTTCCATTCGTGGCCCTGCTTTTTGTTGTGGTTTAGTCGGAATTAAACCCACGCGAGGGCGAGTGTCCCATGCTCCCGTCGGAGACTTTCAAAGTGGGATTTCCACCGATGGCCCATTGGCTCGTACCGTTGCGGATGCGGCGGCTTTATTAGATGTGATGTCAGGCTATATTTTAGGAGATCCCTATTGGTTGCCTGATCCCAATCCTTCGTTTTTGGCAGCAACACAACAGCCGCCCCAGTCTTTGAAAATTGCCGTAGCAACGTCTATTTTACCCGTTGGTCAAGCGTCTCCAGACTGTGAACAAGCGGTTCAAAATACTGTTAAACTTCTCGAAGAATTGGGTCATCAAATAGAACTCATTAACCCGGATTTTAGTGCAATTATTGAACCGTTTACTTTAGTTTGGAAATCGGGAGTCGCAGCCTCTGGAATTCCGTCAGAGTATTTAGGTTCGGTAAATCAATGGTTAAGGTCAACTCAAATAACGGCTGGACAATATTTGCAAGCGGTGTCTAAAATGCAGGTAGCTGGACGTGAAATTGTTGCCTCCTTAAGTCCCTTTGATGTTATTGTTTTACCCACCTATATGCACGGGACAATTCGGGTGGGAGAATATGCTCAACTTTCTCCTGAAGAAACGTTACAGCGTATTATTGAATGGATTGCCCCTTGTCCTGCATTTAATGTTAGTGGTCAACCCGCGATCGCCATTCCCACAGGTTTCACGTCAGCAGGTTTACCCCTTGGGGTGCAATTAGTAGGAAAACCCGCAACGGAAGCCACTTTAATCGCCTTAGCAGCACAACTAGAGGCGGTACAACCTTGGGAACACCATCGCCCCCCGATAGCAATGAGCTAA
- a CDS encoding type IV pilus twitching motility protein PilT, which yields MTQSERPPVPRPPVPGIPPRPPAPKAPPPPGAGVASAAVATPTQMTTTTPTVMATPRSKGPSPGQPTLREIVKRANDEGASDVHLGVNEPPRFRKRGDIVPLEWPNTDLNTFMSWLMEVLTDEEIHQFQENLDFDGAADLGFVRIRISIFDALNGPSLVLRLIGSSILTLEQLKLPEVFKKICNYHKGLILVTGPTGSGKSTTLAAMIDYMNRNYAYNIITIEDPVEFVHESKKSLIKHREVGRHTLKFFNALKGALRQDPDVLLVGEIRDKETMQIALKAAQTGHLVSGTLHTNSAVKTLTRILDMFTAEEQPSIKVSISESLVAIIAQLLCKTTDGKRAAFHDVLINTDVIKEYIVKDKFEEINQIMLKDTYEGMTTMNKFLYNLYQEGRITEEICLEVSPFPNEMSQMLRGRV from the coding sequence ATGACACAATCAGAGCGTCCACCTGTTCCTCGTCCACCAGTGCCAGGGATTCCGCCACGTCCACCTGCACCGAAAGCACCTCCCCCACCTGGGGCTGGAGTAGCAAGTGCTGCTGTTGCGACACCGACTCAAATGACGACAACAACCCCAACGGTAATGGCAACACCGAGAAGCAAAGGCCCTAGCCCCGGACAACCCACGTTACGCGAGATTGTCAAACGGGCTAACGATGAGGGCGCTTCGGACGTTCACTTAGGCGTGAATGAACCCCCGCGCTTTCGCAAACGGGGAGATATTGTCCCGTTAGAGTGGCCTAACACCGACTTGAATACCTTTATGAGTTGGTTGATGGAGGTGTTGACCGATGAGGAAATTCACCAATTTCAAGAAAATCTTGACTTTGATGGGGCGGCGGATTTAGGGTTTGTGCGAATTCGGATTAGTATCTTTGATGCCCTCAATGGCCCTTCACTGGTATTGCGGTTAATTGGTTCCTCGATTTTGACCTTGGAACAGTTAAAGTTGCCAGAGGTATTTAAAAAAATCTGTAACTATCACAAAGGGTTAATTCTGGTAACGGGGCCAACGGGTTCAGGTAAATCTACGACCCTGGCGGCGATGATTGATTACATGAACCGTAACTATGCCTACAATATTATTACAATTGAAGACCCGGTAGAATTTGTTCACGAAAGTAAAAAATCCCTGATTAAACACCGAGAAGTCGGACGCCATACGTTGAAGTTTTTTAATGCCCTTAAAGGTGCATTGCGTCAAGATCCCGATGTCTTACTCGTAGGGGAAATTCGGGATAAGGAAACGATGCAAATTGCCTTAAAAGCGGCACAAACGGGTCACTTAGTATCAGGAACGTTACACACCAATAGTGCGGTAAAAACCTTGACTCGGATTTTGGATATGTTTACCGCCGAGGAACAACCTTCAATTAAAGTCTCGATTTCCGAATCTTTGGTGGCGATTATTGCTCAATTATTGTGTAAAACCACTGATGGGAAACGGGCGGCTTTTCATGATGTTTTGATTAATACGGATGTGATCAAGGAATACATCGTTAAAGACAAGTTTGAAGAAATTAACCAAATCATGCTCAAAGATACCTATGAAGGCATGACGACCATGAACAAATTTCTTTACAATCTGTATCAGGAAGGACGAATTACTGAAGAAATTTGTTTAGAGGTCTCCCCCTTCCCCAACGAGATGAGTCAAATGTTACGAGGACGAGTCTAA
- a CDS encoding circadian clock KaiB family protein, whose product MTHLFKAIALFTPGGDLVYCIDPNKQRRWHSHLCTSLQELLGLPEPPHFLIPCYTATYDRWVDPQTQQIQLSAEAYPPVLQYQTLLNTIFDTGDIVWQPATGSEEFCNPLIIATYYQQFPQLWENHDLIVQVKKNDVTHDSTTTENLSEYPSPNFKLDLSPEAEFPETKGYVLRLFVSGHSLVTEKTLQTLHQLLERSIGHPYTLKVIDVLKHPDLAEADQISATPTLVKVWPKPVRRIVGELNNVDTILRLLGSPADTLPWEK is encoded by the coding sequence GTGACTCATTTATTTAAAGCGATCGCTTTATTTACTCCGGGGGGAGATTTAGTTTATTGTATTGACCCCAATAAACAGCGTCGCTGGCATTCTCATCTTTGCACATCTTTGCAAGAACTTTTAGGTTTACCAGAACCCCCTCATTTTTTGATTCCTTGTTATACCGCAACTTATGATCGATGGGTTGACCCCCAAACCCAACAAATCCAACTTTCGGCGGAAGCTTATCCTCCGGTTTTACAATACCAAACTTTATTAAATACGATTTTTGATACGGGGGATATAGTTTGGCAACCCGCAACGGGTTCAGAAGAGTTTTGTAATCCTTTAATTATTGCCACTTATTATCAGCAATTTCCTCAACTTTGGGAAAATCATGATCTGATTGTTCAGGTGAAAAAAAATGATGTGACTCATGATTCTACAACAACTGAAAATTTATCAGAATACCCCTCTCCCAATTTTAAATTGGATTTATCTCCCGAAGCCGAATTTCCTGAAACCAAAGGATATGTTTTACGGTTATTTGTGTCCGGTCATAGTTTAGTAACGGAAAAAACCCTCCAGACTCTCCATCAATTGTTAGAACGTTCTATTGGTCATCCTTATACTTTGAAAGTGATTGATGTTTTAAAACATCCCGACTTAGCAGAAGCGGATCAAATTTCTGCCACTCCCACCTTAGTTAAAGTTTGGCCAAAGCCTGTCCGTCGTATCGTAGGAGAGTTAAATAATGTCGATACGATTTTGCGATTATTAGGGAGTCCGGCTGATACTTTACCCTGGGAAAAATAG
- a CDS encoding DASH family cryptochrome, translating into MIVTHKQVLIWYRNDLRVHDHEPLSAALNLNAEIIPVYCFDPRQFGQTSYGFPKTGAFRAQFLLESVEDLRQSLQQLGSDLIIRKGKPETIIPELVKTLNIDAVYYYQEATSEELRVEHRLKTALNSLGVDLKSYWGATLYSIPDLPFSIAEIPEVFTQFRKKVENHCIVNPPFPSPEKLPPLPKLELGTLPTLQDLGLEPPVVDFRAVLTFKGGETAGLKRLNDYIWQQDCLKNYKETRNGMLGANYSSKFSAWLALGCLSPRFIDNNVKNYEQQRIKNDSTYWLIFELLWRDYFRLIALKHGNKIFYSEGLRGLSIPWKEDLQLFQCWTRGMTGFPLIDANMRELALTGFMSNRGRQNVASFLTKNLGIHWKMGAEWFESLLIDYDVCSNWGNWNYTAGVGNDARGFRYFNILKQSKDYDPNGDYVKHWLPELSNLPPSKVHEPWSLLPVEQKRFGVILDVDYPQPIVNLEKSVKVNQSIYSREQGTGNREQR; encoded by the coding sequence ATCATCGTGACTCACAAACAAGTTTTAATTTGGTATCGCAATGATTTAAGGGTTCATGATCATGAACCGTTATCCGCCGCATTAAACTTAAACGCAGAGATTATTCCTGTCTATTGTTTTGATCCCCGACAATTCGGTCAAACTTCCTATGGATTCCCCAAAACCGGAGCATTTCGCGCTCAATTTTTATTAGAAAGTGTAGAAGATTTACGTCAATCCTTACAACAGTTAGGAAGCGATTTAATCATCCGCAAAGGGAAGCCAGAAACTATTATTCCTGAATTAGTCAAAACCTTAAATATTGATGCTGTTTATTATTATCAAGAAGCTACATCGGAAGAATTGAGAGTAGAACATCGATTAAAAACGGCATTAAATTCTTTAGGAGTTGATCTCAAATCCTATTGGGGTGCAACTCTTTATTCAATCCCAGATTTACCTTTTTCTATTGCTGAAATCCCTGAAGTTTTTACTCAATTTAGAAAAAAAGTAGAGAATCACTGTATAGTTAATCCTCCTTTTCCTTCTCCTGAAAAATTACCACCGTTACCCAAACTAGAATTAGGAACATTACCGACCCTTCAAGATTTAGGTTTAGAACCCCCTGTTGTTGATTTTCGTGCAGTTTTAACGTTTAAAGGGGGAGAAACCGCCGGATTAAAACGGTTAAATGATTATATTTGGCAACAGGATTGTCTTAAAAACTATAAAGAAACGCGGAATGGAATGTTAGGCGCAAATTATTCTTCTAAATTTTCTGCTTGGTTAGCATTAGGGTGTTTATCGCCTCGATTTATTGATAATAATGTTAAAAATTACGAACAACAACGAATTAAAAATGACTCGACTTACTGGTTAATTTTTGAATTATTATGGCGAGATTATTTTAGATTAATTGCCTTAAAACATGGTAATAAAATTTTTTATTCTGAAGGGTTACGAGGGCTTTCTATTCCTTGGAAAGAAGATTTACAACTGTTTCAATGCTGGACAAGGGGAATGACCGGGTTTCCTTTAATTGATGCTAATATGCGAGAATTAGCTTTAACTGGATTTATGTCAAACCGAGGACGGCAAAATGTCGCCAGTTTCTTGACTAAAAATTTAGGAATCCATTGGAAAATGGGAGCAGAATGGTTTGAATCTCTGTTAATTGATTATGATGTTTGTAGTAATTGGGGAAACTGGAATTATACCGCCGGAGTTGGAAACGATGCGCGAGGATTCCGATATTTTAATATTTTAAAACAATCTAAAGATTATGATCCAAACGGAGATTATGTTAAACATTGGCTACCTGAATTAAGCAATTTACCCCCCTCAAAAGTCCATGAACCTTGGTCTTTACTTCCCGTTGAACAAAAACGCTTTGGAGTGATTTTAGATGTTGATTATCCTCAGCCTATTGTTAATTTAGAAAAGTCCGTTAAAGTTAATCAATCCATTTATAGCAGGGAACAGGGAACAGGGAACAGGGAACAGAGATAA